From a single Aspergillus puulaauensis MK2 DNA, chromosome 2, nearly complete sequence genomic region:
- a CDS encoding diphthamide biosynthesis protein 4 (COG:O;~EggNog:ENOG410PQVT;~InterPro:IPR001623,IPR036869,IPR036671,IPR007872;~PFAM:PF00226,PF05207) has product MTRQTSTAPDFYEILNLPFPGPSTAPFSKQQLKTAYHKALLKYHPDKAPSASAIAKEQITTPLPSADNEPSRTGNKPITVDEITTAYKTLSDATLRAEYDRALRLDRSRLAGREKNGGAVFHTGLEVVDLEDLAYDEDSDPEGGDIWYRGCRCGDERGFLVSERDLEREAEHGEIVVGCRGCSLWMKVLFAVQDDDGDDDGNDNGDGQKT; this is encoded by the coding sequence ATGACCCGACAAACTTCCACAGCCCCAGACTTCTACGAGATCCTAAACCTCCCCTTCCCAGGCCCCTCGACAGCCCCATTCTCGAAACAACAGCTTAAAACCGCCTACCACAAAGCTCTCCTGAAATATCACCCGGATAAAGCGCCGAGCGCCAGCGCAATCGCAAAGGAACAAATTACCACCCCTCTCCCCTCCGCCGATAACGAACCCTCGCGGACCGGGAACAAACCTATCAccgtcgacgagatcacAACCGCATACAAGACACTCTCAGATGCTACGCTACGCGCCGAGTATGACCGTGCTCTCCGGCTAGACCGGAGTCGGCTGGCCGGGCGAGAGAAGAACGGCGGCGCGGTTTTCCATACAGGGTTGGAGGTCGTTGATCTCGAGGATCTTGCGTACGATGAGGACTCTGATCCTGAGGGAGGCGATATCTGGTATCGGGGTTGTAGGTGTGGTGACGAACGGGGTTTTTTGGTGTCGGAAAGGGATCTGGAAAGAGAGGCGGAGCATGGggagattgttgttggatgTCGCGGGTGTAGCCTATGGATGAAGGTACTGTTTGCAGtgcaggatgatgatggtgatgatgatggaaatGATAATGGGGATGGGCAGAAGACGTGA
- the CCP1 gene encoding peroxidase (CAZy:AA2;~COG:C;~EggNog:ENOG410PH8T;~InterPro:IPR002016,IPR010255,IPR019794,IPR019793, IPR002207;~PFAM:PF00141;~TransMembrane:1 (o53-71i);~go_function: GO:0004601 - peroxidase activity [Evidence IEA];~go_function: GO:0020037 - heme binding [Evidence IEA];~go_process: GO:0006979 - response to oxidative stress [Evidence IEA];~go_process: GO:0055114 - oxidation-reduction process [Evidence IEA]), which translates to MASAARSASRAFLRSSFRPAVRSTRSALPQGFRAASRRGYSSEAEPPKSSSNTLLWAGLAAAGGAGAYFYLKGADSGISSKNFTPTQADYQKVYDAIADRIANETDYDDGSYGPVLVRLAWHASGTYDKETGTGGSNGATMRFAPESDHGANAGLKHARDFLEPIKAKFPWITYSDLWTLGGACAVQELGGPAIPWRPGRQDKDVAACTPDGRLPDAAKDHSHIRDVFGRMGFDDREMVALLGAHALGRAHTDRSGFDGPWNFSPTVFTNEFFRMLVDEKWENRKWNGPGQFTDKTTKTLMMLPTDIALVKDKGFKKHVDRYAKDNDAFFKEFSDVYVKLLELGVPFTTKAEDRFVFKASE; encoded by the exons atggcATCTGCTGCTAGATCCGCATCTCGCGCTTTCTTGCGCTCCTCCTTCAGACCTGCTGTCCGCAGCACTCGCTCCGCTCTCCCCCAGGGCTTCCGCGCTGCTTCTCGCCGTGGTTATTCTTCCGAGGCGGAGCCCCCCAAGTCCTCCAGCAACACCCTCCTGTGGGCTGGTCTCGCCGCTGcaggtggtgctggtgcgtACTTTTACCTGAAGGGCGCCGACAGTGGCATCAGCTCCAAGAACTTCACCCCTACTCAGGCCGACTACCAGAAGGTGTACGATGCCATTGCTGATCGTATTGCCAACGAGACCGACTATGATGACGGCAGCTACGGACCA GTTCTTGTCCGTCTGGCCTGGCACGCAAGTGGCACCTACGATAAGGAAACCGGCACTGGAGGCAGCAACGGCGCCACCATGCGCTTCGCTCCCGAGTCCGACCACGGTGCCAACGCTGGTCTCAAGCACGCCCGCGACTTCCTTGAGCCCATCAAAGCCAAGTTCCCCTGGATCACTTACTCCGACCTTTGGACCCTAGGTGGTGCTTGTGCTGTCCAGGAACTCGGCGGTCCCGCCATCCCCTGGAGACCTGGTCGTCAGGACAAGGATGTCGCGGCCTGCACACCCGATGGCCGGCTCCCCGATGCCGCCAAGGACCACTCCCACATCCGCGACGTCTTCGGCCGCATGGGCTTCGACGACCGCGAGATGGTTGCGCTGTTGGGCGCCCACGCTCTGGGCCGTGCTCACACGGACCGCTCCGGCTTCGATGGACCTTGGAACTTCAGCCCTACTGTCTTCACCAATGAGTTCTTCCGCATGCTTGTTGACGAGAAGTGGGAGAACCGCAAGTGGAACGGCCCTGGCCAATTCACTGACAAGACGACTAAGACCCTCATGATGCTTCCTACCGATATTGCGCTtgtcaaggacaagggcTTCAAGAAGCACGTTGACCGATATGCCAAGGACAACGATGCTTTCTTCAAGGAGTTCTCTGATGTCTACGTCAAGCTTCTTGAGCTCGGTGTTCCTTTCACCACCAAGGCTGAAGACCGATTTGTCTTCAAGGCCTCTGAGTAA
- a CDS encoding putative GTPase activating protein for Arf (COG:T;~EggNog:ENOG410PGVY;~InterPro:IPR001164,IPR009060,IPR037278,IPR038508;~PFAM:PF01412;~go_function: GO:0005096 - GTPase activator activity [Evidence IEA];~go_function: GO:0005515 - protein binding [Evidence IEA]) yields MVAGISKRQQLRNERALQDLIRSVPGNDRCADCSAMNPGWTSWNIGVFLCMRCAALHRKMGTHISKVKSLSMDTWSAEQVDNMKSYGNTIVNKIYNPRNIQPPVPTDIDEADACMERFIRQKYQTRTLEDGRPKPPSRQDPSYTRAESPEGSPPPLPPKPSRPFGFGLRSASSATNLSQPTASNRVPESPVTEARRGSFELKLARLKEMGFTNERRNTTALKGLDGNFDKTVETLVRVGEGKQTPQTRTPAATTPSVGASVNPFDLLDAKQPAQPAQPNGQSYNPFDMPTPQAQPQPQAAPTQSLEQSFQNLQVAQPLFPHSTGGYPNTQTSLAQPGYTQPAAQPFAPQAGYPASAQPLDSGNNPFFQTGAQPQASLNTPTQNPYSAQTNPFFSQGPAQPQQTPFQSQSQTQTATTAPGAGFPQPLRHANTMSPMPSSPFGQPSPFQPQQQQQGLQQSQLGVQTAQAGQSPFNPFQSSTAPNTPLSNYPPQSPFGQPQSAQPLATQPTGRVDKNSILSLYNFSAPPPSIPEQPPTQPTAAFGGPTPFGGPSPFGGPSPFGQAQNQQAAQFQPSNPTNTQPQATMDPQAGSRNPFMGFQAPGTQQPGQMPTQQAAYGMAMNSANPAGNAGFMRAHMSQQSVDINGFQNGRHSPDAFAGLSAQQR; encoded by the exons ATGGTCGCCGGTATCAGTAAAcgccagcagctgcgcaaTGAGCGTGCCCTGCAAGATCTCATCCGATCGGTTCCTGGCAATGACCGATGTGCCGACTGCTCAGCTATGAACCCAG gatggacgagctggaaT ATAGGGGTTTTCCTTTGCATGCGGTGTGCAGCACTGCACAGGAAGATGGGAACGCATATATCCAAGGTCAAATCCCTGAGTATGGACACCTGGTCCGCGGAACAGGTCGAT AATATGAAATCCTACGGAAATACCATCGTGAACAAGATTTACAACCCTCGGAACATTCAGCCGCCCGTCCCAACCGACATCGACGAAGCCGACGCATGTATGGAACGGTTTATCCGGCAGAAGTACCAAACGAGGACATTAGAGGATGGGAGACCGAAGCCACCAAGCCGCCAGGATCCTAGCTATACAAGGGCCGAGTCACCAGAGGGCTCTCCTCCGCCATTGCCCCCGAAACCTTCCAGGCCGTTCGGATTTGGTCTTCGATCTGCTTCATCCGCTACGAATCTTAGCCAGCCGACTGCCAGCAACCGTGTCCCAGAATCGCCCGTCACCGAGGCGCGCCGCGGGTCATTTGAGCTCAAACTCGCAaggttgaaggagatgggTTTCACCAACGAGCGCAGGAACACAACGGCCCTCAAAGGACTGGACGGGAACTTCGACAAGACTGTTGAGACATTGGTGAGGGTGGGAGAAGGCAAGCAGACACCGCAGACCAGGACACCGGCTGCCACAACACCCTCGGTTGGGGCGTCAGTTAATCCATTCGATCTATTGGATGCCAAACAGCCCGCCCAGCCGGCGCAGCCAAATGGACAAAGTTATAACCCTTTCGACATGCCTACCCCGCAGGCCCAGCCTCAACCGCAAGCAGCTCCTACGCAATCGCTTGAGCAGTCGTTTCAGAACCTTCAGGTGGCACAACCCCTATTCCCACACTCCACCGGCGGATATCCAAACACACAGACTTCACTAGCCCAGCCTGGATACACTCAGCCTGCGGCACAGCCATTCGCTCCACAGGCCGGGTATCCTGCCTCCGCACAACCGCTTGACAGCGGGAATAACCCATTCTTCCAGACTGGAGCTCAGCCGCAAGCCAGTCTCAACACGCCTACTCAGAATCCTTACTCTGCCCAAACAAACCCATTCTTCAGCCAAGGACCAGCGCAACCACAGCAAACACCattccagagccagagccagacgcAGACGGCCACGACGgctcctggagctggttTCCCACAACCGCTCCGGCATGCAAACACCATGTCGCCGATGCCGTCGTCACCATTTGGACAACCATCCCCGTTtcaaccgcaacagcagcaacaggggCTTCAGCAGTCGCAGCTTGGGGTACAGACGGCACAGGCTGGGCAGAGCCCATTCAATCCCTTCCAATCTTCGACTGCTCCCAACACCCCGCTGAGTAACTATCCGCCTCAGTCCCCGTTTGGCCAGCCGCAATCTGCCCAACCGCTTGCCACCCAACCTACGGGACGGGTTGATAAGAACAGCATACTTTCTTTGTACAATTTTTCCGCACCGCCTCCTTCCATTCCAGAACAGCCACCAACACAGCCTACTGCAGCTTTTGGAGGGCCTACGCCGTTTGGAGGGCCTTCACCATTTGGAGGACCTTCGCCATTTGGACaggcccagaaccagcaagCTGCTCAATTCCAACCATCAAATCCTACCAACACCCAACCGCAAGCAACCATGGACCCGCAGGCTGGGTCACGAAATCCATTTATGGGGTTCCAAGCCCCTGGGACACAACAACCAGGCCAGATGCCAACCCAACAGGCTGCATACGGGATGGCCATGAACTCGGCCAACCCAGCCGGCAATGCGGGGTTCATGCGAGCGCACATGAGCCAGCAGAGTGTAGATATAAACGGCTTCCAGAACGGCCGGCATAGCCCGGATGCTTTTGCCGGCCTTAGCGCACAACAACGGTGA
- a CDS encoding uncharacterized protein (COG:Q;~EggNog:ENOG410PKT8;~InterPro:IPR036291,IPR002347;~PFAM:PF08659,PF00106,PF13561;~go_process: GO:0055114 - oxidation-reduction process [Evidence IEA]): MSTKLTNKVAIVTGGATGFGAAIVTKFTQEGALVVLVDLLQENGQKVAAAQRPGSTVFIQGDVSSEQDWERVLSTALDHFHQIDIVVNNAGVVNKAISSLELAEEEFDRLVRINLKSLYFSAKTLGPAMQRQGSGGSFVNISSMSALRPRPNLVWYAASKGAVSAATKGLAAELAKDKIRFNAVCPVAGETAMIPLVLGKPDTPENRAQILSGIPLGRFATPDDVANAVCFLASDEAAFITGVELPVDGGRGLN, from the exons ATGTCCACCAAACTAACCAACaaagtcgccatcgtcaccggCGGCGCAACCGGATTCGGCGCCGCCATCGTCACCAAATTCACCCAAGAAGGCGCCCTCGTggtcctcgtcgacctcctccaaGAGAACGGCCAGAAAGTCGCCGCCGCCCAACGACCAGGCTCAACCGTTTTCATCCAGGGCGATGTCTCCTCAGAGCAAGACTGGGAACGGGTGCTAAGCACCGCATTAGATCATTTCCACCAGATCGATATCGTGGTCAATAATGCGGGGGTTGTTAATAAGGCTATT TCCTCCCTCGAACTCGCAGAAGAGGAATTCGACCGCCTCGTCAGAATCAACCTCAAGAGCCTGTACTTCAGCGCAAAGACCCTCGGCCCAGCCATGCAGCGCCAGGGCAGCGGCGGCTCGTTCGTCAATATCTCCAGCATGAGTGCGCTGCGCCCGAGGCCGAATCTCGTCTGGTATGCTGCTAGCAAGGGCGCTGTTAGTGCG GCTACAAAAGGCCTAGCAGCTGAACTAGCAAAAGACAAGATCCGGTTTAATGCTGTCTGTCCTGTGGCTGGGGAGACTGCGAT GatccccctcgtcctcggaaAACCTGATACCCCAGAGAACCGCGCGCAGATATTATCCGGTATTCCGCTTGGACGGTTTGCGACGCCTGACGACGTTGCCAATGCAGTGTGCTTCCTGGCGAGTGATGAGGCGGCTTTTATTACCGGGGTTGAACTGCCTGTTGATGGGGGGAGGGGCTTGAATTAG
- a CDS encoding SDR family NAD(P)-dependent oxidoreductase (COG:Q;~EggNog:ENOG410PVPE;~InterPro:IPR002347,IPR036291,IPR020904;~PFAM:PF00106,PF13561,PF08659;~go_function: GO:0016491 - oxidoreductase activity [Evidence IEA];~go_process: GO:0055114 - oxidation-reduction process [Evidence IEA]) encodes MATNYLEDMFSLKGKTAIMTGATGGLGSSMALALAKAGASIVSIELPEDPNAANIAKAISDAGSTLQAFYCDIGNAEKLRACFAQIWDAGIVPDILVNSAGIARRNKCEDATDAELDLLLDINVKSFYISCQEFGRRLLSLDRPGKIINIASVTAFQANQNTSIYSASKGAVVQMTKAFSNEWSSRGIQVNAICPGWMRTPMTEVYVADEAVSSYLMSRIPMGRWGDATELNAAALFLAAPGNSFTTGASVVVDGGFCAK; translated from the exons ATGGCCACCAACTATCTCGAAGACATGTTCTCCCTCAAGGGAAAGACAGCCATAATGACCGGAGCCACTGGAGGCCTGGGCTCATCGATGGCACTCGCTCTAGCAAAAGCAGGAGCATCTATTGTATCCATCGAGCTCCCAGAAGACCCTAATGCTGCCAATATTGCCAAAGCCATCAGCGATGCTGGGAGCACACTGCAGGCATTCTACTGTGATATTGGGAACGCAGAGAAACTCCGAGCTTGCTTTGCGCAGATCTGGGATGCTGGGATTGTGCCGGACATCCTCGTCAATAGTGCTGGTATTGCGCGAAGGAATAAGTGTGAGGATGCGACTGATGCTGAGCTTGATTTG CTGCTTGATATCAACGTCAAGTCGTTCTACATCTCATGCCAGGAGTTTGGCAGACGGCTGCTGTCCCTGGACCGACCGGGGAAGATCATCAACATTGCCTCGGTGACTGCGTTCCAGGCAAACCAGAATACGAGCATCTACTCGGCGTCAAAGGGGGCGGTGGTTCAAATGACCAAAGCATTTAGCAACGAGTGGTCGAGCAGGGGGATTCAGGTCAATGCGATCTGTCCGGG ATGGATGAGAACGCCAATGACGGAGGTTTATGTCGCCGACGAGGCTGTCTCGTCGTATCTGATGTCGAGGATTCCCATGGGACGATGGGGGGATGCGACGGAGTTGAATGCGGCTGCGCTGTTCCTTGCAGCGCCTGGCAATAGTTTTACCACTGGGGCGTCTGTGGTTGTTGACGGGGGGTTCTGTGCAAAGTGA
- a CDS encoding cation-translocating P-type ATPase (COG:P;~EggNog:ENOG410PFD7;~InterPro:IPR006068,IPR018303,IPR023298,IPR023299, IPR001757,IPR004014,IPR036412,IPR006414,IPR008250;~PFAM:PF00689,PF13246,PF00122,PF00702;~TransMembrane:10 (i76-94o100-121i298-319o325-351i793-814o830-851i872-895o915-939i968-988o1000-1020i);~go_component: GO:0016021 - integral component of membrane [Evidence IEA];~go_function: GO:0000166 - nucleotide binding [Evidence IEA];~go_function: GO:0019829 - ATPase-coupled cation transmembrane transporter activity [Evidence IEA];~go_process: GO:0006812 - cation transport [Evidence IEA]), producing MAREKVADPGGPRPGHGPLSLPAYSLPYELVLQELGTRTDEGLTKDEAARRLQQYGPNKLDEGEGVSLLKILVRQVANAMMLVLILAMAVSFGIQSWIEGGVIAAVIVLNIVVGFFQEYAAEKTMESLHSLSSPTGTVSRDGETFSIPSTDIVPGDMVELRTGDTIPADIRLVEAVNFETDEALLTGESLPVQKECDTTFKEDTGPGDRLNLAYSSSTVTRGRARGVVVNTGMATEIGSIAAALRATNSKRRPVKRGPEGETKKRWYLQAWTLTGTDAVGRFLGVNVGTPLQRKLSKLAVLLFGVAVLFAIIVMAANLFSSHNEVILYAVGTGLSMIPACLVVVLTITMAVGTKRMVERNVIVRKLDSLEALGAVTNICSDKTGTLTQGKMVVKKAWIPSRGTYSVGNSNEPFNPTTGDVTFTALSPVDFDDEKEGPVAENAEGLVEGNGALEDFLDVASMANLSHVFKSEEGDWRARGEPTEIAIGVFASRFNWNRDRWTKGSNAVWHQKAEFPFDSTVKRMSVIFSKVTQEGEHSMIFTKGAVERIVDACTTVVWEEGSAPTPLTDDMRTQILQNMEELAKLGLRVLALAHRPYNEQSRLLEGSDLNRDEIERDLCFLGLIGLYDPPRPETAGSIAACYQAGITVHMVTGDHPGTAKAIAQQVGILPADMSTVGADIANAMVMTAAQFDRLSDEEIDDLPTLPLVIARCAPQTKVSMINALHRRGRFAAMTGDGVNDSPSLKHADVGIAMGQAGSDVAKDASDIILTDDNFASILNAVEEGRRIFDNIQKFVLHLLAENIAQACTLLIGLAFKDRDGQSVFPLAPVEILWIIMITSGMPDMGLGMEVAAPDIMARPPQTKQGIFTWEIMVDIMVYGFWTAALCLSAFSLRMWAFGNGELGSGCNSNYSPECDLVYRARATTFVCLTWFALFLAWEMVNLRLSFFRMQPESKKYFTQWMYDVWRNKFLFWSIMAGWITIFPILYIPVLNHVVFKHTGISWEWGIVFVEALLFFAGVEAWKWAKRVFYRRRSARMQVVAPLGEMSSVPVDA from the exons ATGGCTCGCGAAAAGGTCGCCGACCCTGGAGGGCCTCGCCCCGGACATGGCCCCCTCAGCCTCCCAGCCTACAGCCTCCCCTACGAGCTTGTGCTACAAGAACTCGGCACCAGAACCGACGAGGGCCTCACCAAGGACGAGGCCGCCCGTCGTCTGCAGCAGTACGGCCCTAACAAgctggacgagggcgagggcgtgtCCCTGCTCAAGATCCTCGTGCGCCAGGTGGCCAACGCAATGATGCTA GTACTGATCCTGGCCATGGCGGTCAGTTTCGGGATCCAGTCCTGGATCGAGGGCGGCGTCATTGCTGCTGTGATTGTGCTGAACATCGTCGTGGGATTCTTCCAGGAGTATGCGGCCGAGAAGACCATGGAGTCGCTGCATTCGCTCTCCTCGCCGACTGGCACTGTGTCCAGGGACGGCGAGACCTTTTCGATTCCGTCGACCGATATTGTCCCTGGTGATATGGTCGAGTTGAGGACTGGCGATACCATTCCTGCTGATATCCG ACTGGTCGAGGCAGTCAACTTCGAAACCGACGAAGCCCTACTCACAGGCGAATCCCTGCCCGTGCAAAAGGAATGCGACACCACGTTCAAGGAAGACACCGGCCCCGGAGACCGTCTGAACCTGGCctacagctccagcaccgtAACCCGCGGCCGCGCACGCGGCGTCGTCGTCAACACCGGCATGGCCACCGAAATCGGCTCCATCGCCGCTGCACTCCGCGCCACGAACAGCAAACGACGACCCGTCAAGCGGGGACCTGAAGGCGAGACCAAGAAGCGCTGGTATTTGCAGGCCTGGACGCTGACGGGCACGGACGCGGTGGGTCGGTTCCTAGGTGTTAATGTAGGCACGCCGCTGCAGAGGAAGTTATCGAAGCTGGCGGTTCTGCTGTTCGGGGTTGCGGTGCTTTTCGCGATTATCGTTATGGCTGCGAATCTGTTTTCGAGTCATAATGAGGTTATCCTCTACGCTGTGGGCACTGGGCTGAGTATGATCCCTGCGTGTCTGGTTGTTGTGCTTACGATTACCATGGCCGTGGGCACGAAACGGATGGTTGAACGGAATGTTATTGTCCGCAAGCTGGACTCGCTCGAGGCCCTGGGTGCAGTGACGAATATCTGTTCTGATAAGACTGGCACCCTGACGCAGGGGAAAATGGTGGTTAAGAAGGCCTGGATCCCTTCGCGTGGGACGTACTCTGTGGGGAACTCGAACGAGCCGTTTAATCCGACCACTGGGGATGTCACTTTCACTGCGCTCTCGCCtgtggactttgatgatgagaaggagggtcCTGTGGCAGAGAATGCAGAGGGTCTGGTTGAAGGAAACGGGGCGCTGGAAgacttcctcgacgtcgCGTCCATGGCGAATCTGTCGCATGTGTTCAAgtctgaagaaggagacTGGCGTGCGAGAGGCGAGCCGACCGAGATTGCAATTGGGGTGTTTGCGTCTCGCTTCAACTGGAATCGAGACCGGTGGACGAAGGGCTCGAATGCTGTTTGGCACCAGAAGGCGGAGTTTCCGTTCGATTCGACGGTGAAGAGGATGTCTGTTATCTTCAGCAAAGTGACCCAAGAAGGGGAACACAGCATGATCTTTACCAAAGGCGCCGTTGAGCGCATCGTCGATGCCTGTACCACTGTTGTATGGGAGGAAGGCTCTGCTCCCACCCCATTGACCGACGACATGCGCACCCAGATTCTCCAGAacatggaggagctggcgAAATTGGGATTACGCGTACTGGCACTGGCGCATCGGCCTTACAACGAACAAAGCCGGCTCCTCGAAGGGTCTGACCTGAACCGCGACGAAATCGAACGGGACCTCTGCTTCTTAGGGCTTATAGGGCTGTATGACCCGCCACGCCCGGAGACTGCAGGCTCAATTGCAGCTTGCTATCAAGCAGGCATCACAGTGCACATGGTGACCGGCGACCACCCAGGAACTGCAAAAGCAATCGCCCAGCAAGTGGGCATTCTCCCGGCCGACATGTCCACCGTCGGTGCTGATATCGCCAACGCCATGGTCATGACGGCCGCGCAGTTCGACAGACTCTCCGACGAGGAGATCGATGACCTACCAACCCTCCCCCTGGTAATCGCACGCTGCGCACCACAGACAAAAGTCAGCATGATCAACGCCCTGCACCGCCGCGGCCGTTTCGCAGCCATGACCGGCGACGGCGTCAACGACTCCCCCTCGCTCAAGCACGCAGACGTCGGCATCGCAATGGGCCAGGCAGGCTCGGACGTCGCGAAAGACGCCTCGGACATCATTCTGACAGACGACAACTTCGCGTCGATCCTCAACGCCGTCGAAGAGGGCCGGCGCATCTTCGACAATATCCAGAAATTCGTCCTGCACTTGCTCGCCGAGAACATCGCGCAGGCATGCACGCTGCTCATCGGGCTCGCATTCAAAGACCGCGACGGCCAGTCCGTGTTCCCGCTTGCCCCCGTGGAAATCCTGTGGATCATCATGATCACCTCGGGCATGCCGGACATGGGGCTGGGCATGGAGGTCGCCGCGCCCGATATCATGGCGCGCCCGCCGCAGACAAAGCAGGGCATCTTCACCTGGGAGATCATGGTCGATATCATGGTGTATGGGTTCTGGACTGCAGCGCTGTGTCTGTCGGCCTTCTCTCTGCGCATGTGGGCCTTTGGGAACGGCGAGCTAGGATCCGGGTGTAATAGCAACTACTCGCCTGAGTGTGACCTTGTCTACCGTGCCCGCGCGACCACTTTCGTCTGTCTAACCTGGTTTGCGCTCTTCCTGGCCTGGGAAATGGTGAATCTCCGGCTGTCGTTCTTCCGGATGCAGCCTGAGAGCAAGAAATACTTTACGCAGTGGATGTACGACGTGTGGAGGAACAAATTCCTCTTCTGGTCGATCATGGCGGGCTGGATTACCATCTTCCCGATCCTGTACATCCCCGTGCTGAACCATGTTGTGTTTAAGCATACCGGCATTTCGTGGGAGTGGGGGATTGTCTTTGTGGAGgcgctgctgttctttgCGGGCGTTGAGGCCTGGAAGTGGGCGAAGAGAGTCTTTTATCGTAGGCGCAGCGCGAGGATGCAGGTCGTTGCGCCATTGGGGGAGATGAGCAGCGTGCCGGTGGATGCCTAA